The nucleotide sequence GACGTTTTTTTCTGATCTCTCCGCCGACTGAGGGATCAAAATTAACCCACCAGACCTCACCTCTTTTCATGCGCTATGTCCTTAAAAGTTGTTTCTGCCCAATTCAAGGCTTCTGCTTCTCTCTTTTTGTCTTTTGACATTTGGGAGTATGCCAATTCCAGATTTGGGCGAACTACATGCGGGCGAACCAATTCCTCAACAAATTTGCTGATCTTGCGAGGGCCGATGGCCTTATGAAGACCTTCATAAACTTCCTTATCTATGGTTATGGTCAACTTTTTTTGCATTGAAATCCTCCTCTCTATATACGTGTAGTATACGTATTGATTATGGATATGTCAATGGCCGGGAAAATAACAGGATAATCTATTTTATGGCTTTGAAATGTCT is from Actinomycetota bacterium and encodes:
- a CDS encoding addiction module antitoxin, which translates into the protein MTITIDKEVYEGLHKAIGPRKISKFVEELVRPHVVRPNLELAYSQMSKDKKREAEALNWAETTFKDIAHEKR